The following proteins are co-located in the Leishmania panamensis strain MHOM/PA/94/PSC-1 chromosome 26 sequence genome:
- a CDS encoding hypothetical protein (TriTrypDB/GeneDB-style sysID: LpmP.26.1100) encodes MAVPEGRSIYEVLGTVLYCTVPVIIDNADDPNAEQQQQQQKQWGDVDIPLDYAAALALREIDEAAMAARYTATKARGAASATVGGAASRDGAMVAERVPFAAAAAGASAAVPSTVPVPPQRSGTPPFMSARYGTLGGGGRQFPAAKTTQRVCSGGSASRNAFGASLRSGAEVGGTQRDAGEAVDIATQNAYLVKAHIRAAVAAKSGSGTAAGPAALRSTRGSSGNGALTVAQAMEILFPIEPEGHGGGSRDDSAKDGEKETSYGTLTSPLSASPSGALGAATTAAATSAASTPVMWRRADVSHLSRLDVVLLYKHLQRRCTCESARPRGFVCPNRERIYNDGLRELIRQVTLLCPERGLLLDELARSMRESIETYDVLLDSANQYAVRKSTERDLHQYLFAEKAALETEVRRREYRVSEWRAKYAGLQKRFQEQQAADSKLHAEEIAYAKRANQQLVSEIKRLASEAEKAKEA; translated from the coding sequence ATGGCGGTCCCAGAAGGTCGAAGCATCTACGAGGTGCTTGGCACCGTCCTCTACTGCACGGTACCCGTCATCATCGATAACGCCGACGACCCAAACGcggagcaacagcagcaacaacagaagCAATGGGGTGACGTCGACATCCCTCTTGACTACGCCGCCGCCCTGGCGTTGCGCGAGATCGATGAGGCAGCCATGGCCGCACGCTACACGGCTACCAAAGCCAGAGGTGCCGCTTCCGCCACAGTcggaggtgctgcatcgCGCGATGGTGCCATGGTGGCTGAGAGAGTGCCtttcgcagcagcagcagcaggcgcttcGGCGGCCGTGCCGTCTAcagtgccggtgccgcctcAGCGATCTGGCACGCCGCCCTTCATGTCGGCGCGCTACGGCACCTtaggcggtggtggaagacAATTTCCCGCTGCAAAGACGACACAGCGTGTCTGCAGTGGCGGAAGCGCCAGCAGGAATGCCTTTGGAGCCAGCCTCCGAAGCGGTGCCGAAGTTGGCGGCACCCAACGGGACGCGGGTGAGGCCGTAGATATTGCAACACAGAACGCCTATCTCGTCAAGGCACACATCCGCGCTGCGGTAGCGGCgaagagcggcagtggtactgctgctgggccTGCTGCATTGCGGTCGACCCGCggtagcagcggcaacggcgcgTTGACGGTGGCGCAAGCGATGGAGATTTTGTTTCCTATAGAACCGGAgggccacggcggcggtagcCGAGATGATTCCGCCAAAGACGGCGAAAAGGAGACGAGTTATGGTACGCTGACATCTCCGCTCTCCGCTTCCCCATCTGGGGCCCTTGGCGCAGcaaccaccgctgctgccacatcAGCTGCGAGTACGCCGGTGATGTGGCGCAGAGCCGACGTTTCCCACCTGTCTCGCCTAGACGTGGTGCTCCTCTACAAGCACCTTCAAcgccgctgcacctgcgAGTCGGCGCGCCCTCGCGGGTTTGTGTGTCCAAATCGAGAGCGCATCTACAACGATGGCCTCCGCGAGCTGATCCGGCAGGTGACCCTCCTGTGCCCAGAGCGCGGCCTCCTGCTCGATGAGTTAGCCCGTAGCATGCGTGAATCGATCGAGACGTACgatgtgctgctcgacagTGCAAACCAGTACGCTGTGCGCAAGAGTACTGAACGTGATCTGCATCAGTACCTGTTTGCGGAGAAGGCCGCGCTCGAGACGGAGGTGCGCCGTCGTGAGTATCGTGTTAGCGAGTGGCGCGCTAAGTACGCTGGTCTTCAGAAGCGTTTTCAAGAACAACAAGCGGCGGACAGCAAACTACACGCAGAGGAGATCGCCTACGCCAAGCGTGCTAACCAGCAGCTGGTGAGCGAAATCAAGCGGCTCGCCtcggaggcagagaaggccAAGGAGGCCTGA